In the Kineosporia sp. NBRC 101731 genome, CCGGCCGGTCACTGGTGGGTCATGCGCGACCCGCAAGGCAACGAGTTCTGCTGCTCCTGATGTTCTTTCAGCCGTGATCGACCTGGCCGGTGAAGTCGAGCAGGATATCGGCCAGGGCCTGCGGGGCTTCCTGGGCAACCAGGTGACCGACGCCTTCCAGGTGGTGGGAGGTGATCTCCTGCTGCGTCAACTGGCGCAGGGTCTGCTGGGTGAAGGGGGCGCTGAAACCGTCGATACTGAGTACGGGCACGGTCAGAGGATTGCTCTCGGCCAGTGCCGCGGTCTTGCCGCCGTCGGAGAAGAGGGCCTGGTAGAGACCTTGCGTGCCGCGCCAGCCCTCGGGCCGCCCGTAGCTGCGCAGGAACTCGTCGAAGTCGGCCTCGGTGACCGAGCCCGGCACCCCGGTCATCATCGGGTACGCCCAACCCTCGATCAGCTCGCGTTCGTGGCCGGGCAGGAGGATCTCCGGGATGCCGGGTGTGCCCAGGAACCCCAGATGCCAGGACCCACCGTGGTTCACGTCGGCCAGGGCCTCCAGCCCGAAGCCTGCCAGCGTCGTCTCGATCCCGGTGAAGCTGAGTACGTCGTCGGGGTGTGTGGCCGCGAACCGGAAACCCACACCGCCGCTGATGTCCTGACACACGAGGTGCACGGGGCCAAGGTCCAGATGCTTGATCAGGTGGTGCAGGTCCTCGGCCGAGGCCGCCTCGCCGTAGTCGTGGTCGGTGGCGCGGGAGTCGCCGAAGCCACGCAGGTCGACGGCGATCACGCGGTGAGTGCCGGCCAGGAGTGGAATCAGCTGGCGAAAGGCCCACCAGGTCTCCGGCCAGCCGTGCACGAGCAGGATGGGGGAGCCGCCGGTGCCGGCCGAGACATGGTGCAGTCGGGCGCTGTCGAGGTCGGTCAGGTGGTGGGTGGCACCGGGGACGGTGGCGCCGAGGGGTTCGATGACGGGCATGCGCTTCACTCTCGTTTGGACAACCAAGGTTGTCCATCAAGGTAGACAACCTTGGTTGTCGCTGTCAACGCGGCCATAAACTGGGGTCATGTCCCGAGCCGGCGCCGACCTCGCGCAACTGCTCCTCGGTGCGTTCCGCACGCTGGCCGACCGAGCCACCGCTGAACTCACCGCTCGTGGTTACGCAGAGGTCCGCCCGGTGCACGACTTCGCGCTGCAGGCGATCCTGTCCGGCGCCGACAGCATTTCCGAGGTCGGGCGCCGGATGTCGGTGACCAAGCAGGCGGCCGCGAAGACCGTCACCGCTCTGGAGGAACGCGGTTACGTGGCCCGCGAGCCCGATCCGGACGACGGACGCCGTCAGCGCCTCTACGTCACCGCTCACGGTCTGGCGATGCTCGGCGAGGCCGAGGCGATCTTCGACCAGCTACGTGAGGAATGGGAGCAGCGGGTGGGGGCGGCCTCGTTGGCGCAGATGGAGAGCGTGCTGCGCGAACAGGTCGGCGGCGACGCCATTCACGTCGACGCGGCCCGGTGGATGGCTCCCTGAACATGATGAATGGTGAAAAAATACTGGCCCTGAATGGCCTCGAGGTCACCCATCTCCTGACGGGGGCCGGTCATCAGGGGTCAGGCCAGGAGTACGGCCAGCGGCATGGCGATCAGCAGGCTGTCGATGCGGTCGAGCAGGCCCCCGAAGCCCGGTAGCCAGTCGCCGGCGTCCTTCACCGCCTGCTGGCGTTTGAGCATCGACTCCAGCAGGTCACCCGCGATCCCGCCGATCCACACCGCGAGCAGCCAGCCGATCGAGAACGAGTCACAGGCCAGCAGGATCAGGGTGGCGGCGATGAAACCGCCCGCCACGCCGCCCCAGGTCTTGTTCGGCGACAGGGGCGTGAGCCCGGCCCGGCCCCAGGCAAAGCGTTTCAGCGACTTGCCACCGACGAACGCGCCGACGTCGGCGCAGGCCGCGGCGAACAGGATGACGAACGCGTCGCGCCCCAGCAGCGGCAGGTTCGCCAGTGACCAGCACAGCCAGACGATGCCGAACGAGGTCATCGCGGCCCGGCGGAAACCGTCCAGGTGATCGGCGCCGAGCAGCGGGATCGCCGCCCCGCCCAGGATCGCCCACGGCACCCAGCCGGCGATCGGGAACCCTCGCGATGACAGCGTGGCCAGTGGCATGACGATGGCGCTGCCCAGCAGCCAGACCGTGTCGGCACGGGCCAGTTTCGCCAGGCGCGCGTACTCCAGACTCGCTCCGGCGGCCAGCAGTGTGGCCAGGATCGTGGTGGCGATGCGGCCGGTCCACAGCGGGATGCCGATGACCGGCAGGATCAGGGCCCAGGTCTGCCAGCGGGTGCGGATCTCACCGCCGAGCTTCAGCGCGACCGGCGCGGTGATCAGCAGCAGCGAGGCCGACAGCGCGGCCAGGTAGAGCCCCCGGCCCTGTAGGTCGAGGCCGAGAACCGTGACGTGCCAAGCCGGATCGTGGAACAGGTCGAAGCGGTGGGTGAGCCAGTTCATGCCTGCACCAGCGCCTCGTGCCCGGTGCGCAGGCGCACGGCGGCCGTGAGCAGACCCCCGATGCCGAT is a window encoding:
- a CDS encoding alpha/beta hydrolase, which codes for MPVIEPLGATVPGATHHLTDLDSARLHHVSAGTGGSPILLVHGWPETWWAFRQLIPLLAGTHRVIAVDLRGFGDSRATDHDYGEAASAEDLHHLIKHLDLGPVHLVCQDISGGVGFRFAATHPDDVLSFTGIETTLAGFGLEALADVNHGGSWHLGFLGTPGIPEILLPGHERELIEGWAYPMMTGVPGSVTEADFDEFLRSYGRPEGWRGTQGLYQALFSDGGKTAALAESNPLTVPVLSIDGFSAPFTQQTLRQLTQQEITSHHLEGVGHLVAQEAPQALADILLDFTGQVDHG
- a CDS encoding MarR family transcriptional regulator; its protein translation is MSRAGADLAQLLLGAFRTLADRATAELTARGYAEVRPVHDFALQAILSGADSISEVGRRMSVTKQAAAKTVTALEERGYVAREPDPDDGRRQRLYVTAHGLAMLGEAEAIFDQLREEWEQRVGAASLAQMESVLREQVGGDAIHVDAARWMAP
- a CDS encoding phosphatidate cytidylyltransferase; this translates as MNWLTHRFDLFHDPAWHVTVLGLDLQGRGLYLAALSASLLLITAPVALKLGGEIRTRWQTWALILPVIGIPLWTGRIATTILATLLAAGASLEYARLAKLARADTVWLLGSAIVMPLATLSSRGFPIAGWVPWAILGGAAIPLLGADHLDGFRRAAMTSFGIVWLCWSLANLPLLGRDAFVILFAAACADVGAFVGGKSLKRFAWGRAGLTPLSPNKTWGGVAGGFIAATLILLACDSFSIGWLLAVWIGGIAGDLLESMLKRQQAVKDAGDWLPGFGGLLDRIDSLLIAMPLAVLLA